The DNA window TGTTCCGTTCAACCACTCGCTTGGACATCCCGCCATTTTCGCTGCAGAGCCGACACCATCTGCGGAATTGCTCGGTCAATGACGTTCATGCCGAGTCGATGATGTAGTTTCCGATTGTCATTTTCGGGTTGCTGATCAACAACTTTTCTTTCCGCATCCAGTCTTCCACTGAATCTGTCGCTTCCGTGGAAAGTACCTTCACCTCTTCTAGTGATTCCCGACTACTTGGAGCAACCCGTCATCGGCAAAACCGATATTCTGCGCGCCTCTgagaaggttcagcttcaatagtTCTTCGTACATCGAGCTCAACAACGTCTGGTCGAAGATAGAGTTCTGAGAAACACCCGCTGTAATTGTCGTTCTTCTCTCTCCTTTGTCggtctcgtagatcagtgttcgatTCTGAAAGTAGCTTTTCAATGCTTTCAACAGCTTGTGGGTTCCCGAATACCTCTGCAGGTATTCAGGAACCATTATGCTGGGCAGTGAATGGACGATTGCTTCCTAACTAGCACTGTTGAAAGCATCCTTCACGTCGAATGTGACCACTGCGCAATAGCGGTACCCCATGTGTATTTTTCTGTGCTGTCACCGTATCTTCCACTAATGTTTAGGTAGACCTGTCTTCCCGGAAACCGATCTACATGTTGGACAAGCCTTCTCGCTCTCCGTGTACTTGGTAAGCCTGTTCTAAGTTACTCATTCTAATAGTTTTCCGACTGATTGGTCATATTGGACTATACGGCGAACAGTTACACCAGCTCCTGTCTATTCCAGTTATCGGGAAAGCTAGCTTCATCGATGAACTTCTACAGCGTAGTCCTGAACATATCCGGATTCTCCTATGATGCTGTATCCAGAACTAGGTTTGGGATTCCGGTTGGTCCTGAAGGCCTTCTTCACTTTCATGacttttaccttttttttgGTTACTCGGACTTCTTCTACATAACCATCCTTCTCACTGTACGGTGGCGATGAACAGCTTATTAGGCGGGAAAAGCGCTTGGATGATGACCTTTAACTTCTCCAGGCACCTTTCACGCAGTACAGCTTGGCCTTTTATCTTCGTCATGGCAACTCTGTAGGCGGATTCGTGTTGGCTTTGTAGGAACGCTCCTCACGGCAGACTTTCTTACTTAGCTCCATTTCTTTGTTGAGAGTGGTTCTAGCTAGACCTGTACCCCAAttttggttcctttttcggTGTTATTGTGAGCCCTCTGACTTCTTCTCCAGGTTCGGAGGTAACTTACACGTACACCGAAAATCGTTGTTTTCCACCATTTCTCGGTTTCCCATTTCCCGGCATAACCACAACGAAAAAGTTGCACTCAAATCTAAGTACTTCGACGCACACGTCCTTGTCAAAGATCGCAGTTTTCCATCTTCGCTCGTTTATCTGTCTCCGACGTGCTTCAAATTGTATCCTGTTCCCAATGCTGTACCGTATCGCTTGATAGTCGCTGTAGGTACTGTACAGTTCACGTTTCCGGCCTGTAGAAAGTGATATCGATGATGAGCCCTCCCTGCGGTAAGTGGTAATGTTACCTCCGATAGCCAAGATCTACATTTAGCTATGCTAGATCCTTCTTGATCACCATTATGCTAGATCCTTCTTGATCACCAAGTCCCATTGAACACAATGCTCAGCATCGACAACTTCGAAAGTCTCGAGTTCTGTGAATACTCCAGCATTAAAATCTCATCGGTTCCTCGAAAAAGACTAATTCGCTTTTCACGAACTTAGTATTTAGTGGAAGGTGGACGACTGCTGGTGAAGTTCGTATGAATCTGACCTTTGGCTGTGGAAATAATACTGCGATCCCATATGTAATCTTTGAATGTCGGAATTCTTTCAGTCAACCTTATGCGACGTGTCCCACATAAATCGCCAGGAgtttgatttgaattcagattggtttcttatgtggtttttgtttaaAGCGAAACTGAGCCAGTTTCTaatcccaactgctgtcaaaatgtatgaaatgacagcggttgggttctaaccccaactcaGTTTCgagttcaagcgaaatcgccactAGCGAAATCCATTTAGAATACAACAATCGATTCTGGCTATTCAGAAATAAATCTCTATTAACCTTTCCATGAGacctttgtttgacaattcataGATGGATCCTTCCTTACGCAAGCAGAAAACCCGGTACGGAGAAGGTCTTCCATTAATCATATTCGTTTGATGTTTTACCGAATCGTCGATTTTTCACGTCTGCAAAATGTTTGTCTTCAATTCTTTTTAGATGTCTGTAACATGAAGCCATGGGTGCAAGCCCCCGTTAACCACACTTTATCGGTTTTCTTGAGACGCCTTGGAGGAAAGCACCAACTCTGGTTCGCATCGACGTAGATCATCTCGGCGAGGTTCGCCTTGGGTCGTAGTCCGCTATTTGTCCTAAGTCTGCTCTCCAATAGTTAATTCTTGGTTCCAACGACCCTTTGCAGCCATTGAAAAGGGATGTTATTACTAAAGTTTGAGTTATCAGGGATCAATAGAAAGCCTAGTTTTGAAATCAGTTCCAGATTCTGAGAGCCGTGGAATCTCGTGCGGGATCTTGCTCGCTCGCTTTACATCATCAGGTTCTTATCAAGCTTTCAAAGTGGCGACGCGATCCTTCTCCAGCGTGAAGGAGTTACGAAGCTGCTTGTTCGTCTCACATATCCACTGGTGTTGATTGTTCAACCTGTGATGATCCAGTCTAGTCGGCCTTGCTCGGCATTTGAATCTGTCGGTTCTCACCCTTAGTGATCGGTAGAATTATAGCACTGCGAAGACTGTCGAAATAGATCAAGCTTTGCAACGGATTATAGAACCAAGGAAGTTTTCGTCTCTGGAACAACTTTTCTGAAATATTCGTTGCGCAAATCCACGCTGTTTTTATGTCACATAAGTCGGGTTTTTCGTTTCGCATTCTTCTCATCAGAAGCTAACAAACTAACGCAGCCCTTCTTCtggagcactctagttagagtctGGCCATGAGGAGGAAAAAGACATATGACGTATTCAAACGAGCATGAAgtttgacgtatttctattgtgtatatgtcatatttcatgttcgtttggatacgtaaTGTGTCTTCTTCCtcatggccacactctaactagagtgctctattcTTAACTCCATATACAAGTCGTGTCATTTTTGGACTTGGTTTCTACCGAGATAAATTTGAACGATTCTCTTGATAATTGCGCAAAATCATCCTCTTTTGTCCGAACTCCACGACCTAGAACCTTCGCACCGTCATACTCACCCCAAATCCAACTCCTTTCGGCATGGCCGCTCGGGAAAATAATTTGTACGGCCAATTATGCCATTATCTCCGTCTGAGCGGCGATTAACTGTCCTAAGAACTTCAGCCGGCTCATCTCGACGGCCGTTCACACTTTCAGCCGTGTCATTTCGCTTTACCCTCGGTATTTCGGTGAACACTCCAAAGATACAAACGCGTCGCACTGGGTTTTGCAGCCTCGCCTGGTAATCCTCCGGACGTCCGAACAGTAGGAACGGATTTTTTCGATGCATTTCTTTGAAATATTCCTGCCGGTTGGTGGTGCTGTATCGTGCTGGGACTGGAGGAATGCATGGTGCTAGCGTCGGTTTACAACTGAAGTCATCAGTTTTCATGTAATCGATTCTCTGTCGTTTAGCTTCAACTTCCATGATTGAATCGACAGGTGGAATGTTCTCAATATCTACTTGTACATCGTAGGGTTCAACTTGAACAACTGAATTGTTGATGATTTCGGTTATTGTTTCGTTAACAATAGACACATTGTTGCTTGGAATCATCTTCGGTTTTCTGGTAAACTGGAAAGATTCCAGGGTCCCTCTCCTTGGACTACTATCAAGCTCAATAGTAGGTATGGAGTTGAAAGTTTCATTCCAAGCAGAAAGGTCGATAATTTCATCGACTACCTCATTCTCGGTAGTTTCTGTTATCTCTTTGTGATAGAATTCAGTGATCTTTTTAGACGGTTGATTGTTCGACTTTCGACTCTTTTGCTTGTCAGCTGCCGCCGCTGCTTCTTCATTGATCACAACCGTCTGTGAACAATCCAGTCCAACCCAGTTGGCGCAAATTACGTGACCCGTGACGGTGGCCACCGTTGCGTCTAGTATTTTGAATGAAACGGAAAAGCTTCCATTGCCACCGAAACTGGAATCGCTGGAATAGAATAGATGAGGTTTGAAACTAGAAAAAATGGATGAACATCTTACCAATTATCGTTGAAATACAACACATTGTTATTGGTGTCTCCGACCAGAATCGCTAGCTTCACCGATATCTGTTTATCGTGAACGGCATTGTTTTGAACAACCGTTACTTCCATCATgtaatcttctttcagcacaaGTTGAATCGAGAGATTCGGGAGTTTCCGAACGAAATCGACAATGTCATTACCGAATGGAGGCGCTTTCTTCAAAATCTGTTGAACGAATCTGTTAGATTGTCCAAAACAAAGACTAGAGGAAATCTTACCACTTCCAACTCCCTCGGATCAGTATTGACTACCTCCTGGAAGCTAATCTTCCCTCTGGCTGCCAACTGACTGGCATAAACCGTTCCAATTCCTCGGAGCTGCTTGGTAAGAAAGGGACTATTTTCCCACAGCTTCGACTCCAGACACTGGCCCAGAATCAACGTATTCAGTAGTGCCAGGTAGACTCCGGATTCTCCATCGGGCCTACTGCAACCCACGGACACAAAGTCCGCCATATATTTAACCAACCGTTTACCGACTGCGATCATCCTGGCCGCTTCCTGCTGGAGTGAGTTATGGTCAATGGTCAAATTTCCGAGAACTGCCTGTAGTAGGACGGACACCATTGCCGGGGTGGTCTGAATGCGACCCCGCAGCGGGAAGCGGATGCAGACGGCGGTTCCCTGCGAACGGTTCAGTTCGTTCAACGTTCGTTTGTCACTGTTGCGGCACTTGAACGCGGAAAATTCGTCGCAGTGCGTTAGGATGGTGAACACTTCCAGCAGCGGTTCGGTACCTTTGATCTGTGAAATAGGTGAAATTGAGTTGGATGAATAATTAGAAATCACTAGAGCTCACCTTCCTGAGCAGTTTCACCGTCCGGAAATTCAGACAATACTGTGCCATCAATCGTCCATACAGAGTGGACTTGATCCACATTCCATCGTCATCATCAGCGCCTTGATCTTTCGCGATCGCCGCGAGGGAGTATTTCACCAGGGCGCTTAGCTCGGTACGACACAAATCTAGGAATAAAAAAGGGTGTGAATCATTACCGAAATTTTCTCTCGCAAACTAGTGGATGTAAGAACCTTCAAGTTTTTTCTCGATCTGTGCTTTGTCCCGACCCGCTTCCCCAAGACCATAGCGGGCGGGAGCGGCAAGGGCCCGAACGTAGAGAAAGGTTGACCTGATCCAATCCATCGCGCTTCGCATGTCGGTGATGGTCTGCAGTACGATCTCCGAGTTCAAGTGCTCGGCCAAGTGTTCGTGGAGGTACGATTCGATCGGGACGGATCCGGTGGTGAGACGTTCATATTTGCGCTAGCGATGGGAAAAAGAGGCGCCGCACAGGCATCACGAGAATTAGAATTCAATTTCCACTCGGGGAATGACATTTAGTACGGTGAGCTGCTGGCTCGGTGGACTAATAGGCATGAAGGGTACCAGCAAAAAAAACTGGGATTGACAACAAAGAACACAGCGCGTCCTTCACGAAGTTATTTCGTGACATGATTGGGTGCTGCTGTTGCTGATGCTGCTGTTGATTGCAGTACGTTGCACATTGGCGAAGCGAGATCGCATTTTATTACTGACTGAGTAGATACTCCCACGAATCTGTCGGATCTCCCGCCGAGATGATGAGACTTGTCAAATATGCTATGTTAATGCAAATTTCTTAGAACTGGAACATTGTCCTAGATCCTGTGACGGACCTTGCCAGAGGCAACGGCATTCCTGAGTTCGCCCAAAACCGAGCCTGCAGCGATTTGAATTGATTAAAAACATGCAACAAGCGTTCTGCTCTATGCGAGCTGGCTGCtggtttaaattattttatttcgccGTCTTGCTTCATCCTGAATGGGCTGCTGTTGTTGTAGCTGCAGCTGATTCTCCAATATGTGACATCTTTGGCAAAAAAGGTAAGGCTCACGCCGGATCCAGCCATAGCAACATTTGAGatctcttttttttttaaagttcaaCTCTAGAATGCTGCCTTCGGCGGCGCATATAAAAATAGACGTTCAAAGGATGGGTCGTTTCATTCGGTCGGTTTCGGTTAGTGCTTTTGGTACTTCTATCACACGGATGCGGCGGAACGTAATGTGGTCTTGAAGTTGCAGTAAGTGAATTTTGTGATTAATTTTCAACTCAATTCAACAAGAACTTGAACGCAGTCAGGATGTTCAAACAGCTTTTCCTGGTGATCTCGTTCCTGTACTTTGTGTACTCGGCACCGCAGGCGGAGAAATACGAAGCGGTAATTTGGAGCGGTGAAAGCATTGAAAAGTGATCTGATGTGAAAATCTCGTTCTTATTTCCAGTACCAGTATCAGTATGAGGTGAAGGATCCGGAGAAGAAATTGTTCTTCGATAAAAATGAAGCTGGAGATGCTGGAGGCAAGGTGAGTCCTTTTATTATGCTGTAATCGTGTTCCTATAAATTTCTCAATATCTACTATAACCTAGTGATCGGTTTTACCTATTTTCCCTTCCTCTGTGACGAAGACTATGTCCAATTACTGCCATTCGCTaatttacatttacatttttcCCCCTTCCAAGGTTTCCGGCAAGTACTCGGTCTGGCTCCCGGACGGACGCCTGATGACGGTCACGTACACGGTGGACAAGGAAAGTGGTTACGTGTCCGACGTCGGTTTCCAAGAGAATGCGAATCCACTATCGGGATAGTAGCAGAATTATACCGAGCATGGACTAGGAAAACGGAACGGTTTGCGCCAGGCAAAATCCCGTACTGTTGCGTTGTAGATTAACAGTTTGTAGTAGCACTGAGTGGTTCACGAGCAGCAATTAACACATTTCAACCGATACCGCGGGAGAGTGACATTATCAACGGCTTCTTTGTACATTATTAGATAGGTAAATAGGCGAAGAATTTTATAGTTAAAGATGAAACTAGCAGCAGACAATGGCGCTTACCACTTTTTCCCTTTGGGTCATGATGACTGCCACTCCGAAGGTGTCGTACTGCGGTCTGCCAGCACGTCCAATCATCTGAAAGatgctactttccggatactcGTCCATGCCGTAGTCGGTGTACATCtaataaaatttttgttaatgACGAAATTCTGCTTAATTTTGAGTTATGAAGCTACCTGCGTCGATTTGATGATCACCAGATGCGCCGGCAAATTAACCCCCATCGCTAGTGCACTTGTACAACACAACACCGGAATTTGTCCGGACCGAAACGAATCCTCGATCATATTTCGATCGGCAAAGCTCAACCCGGCGTGATGGTAGGCGTAACCGGCCGCCAACCGACGCTTCAATTCGACATTTTGAACCCGTTCCGCAATGGTTTGCAAGTTGTTTCTCTGCTCCTCTGACAGACCCAGGGCATGATTGTCAGTTAAATGCTTAGCGGCCATCTCTGTAGCCTTTCGGGTACTACAGAAAACCAGCGTCGGCCGTCCGCTGGAATGTTTCCGGATAATGTCAAACAATTTGTAGTTCAGGTTCATATCGAATCGATAGGACGTCGTGTTTGGATCGCAGTAAAATCCCAGGACGTGTTTGTCTATTTTAATTGGTCGACGAGATTCGGAAATGCTGTTTAAAAAATTCGAACATTAATGACAatcaatataaaataaaaacctcaacCTACTTGTAGAAGCAAGTGGTATTTTTCTCACCGACCCACGCAGCCAAATCTGCCACATTGGGAACCGTCGCAGAAAGTGCAATAATTCTCATCGGTTCCACCGGTTGCTGCTCGCCACATCCCGTATCTATGAACCGGTGAATGCTTCTCATTCTCGAAACAACCGCTTCCAGTATAGGACCCCGAAAGGGATCATTCAAAATGTGCACCTCATCAATCATAACCAATTTGACGAGACGAACAAAGCCAACATTCTGCCTCCACCGCCGCGTAATCGAATTCCACTTTTCCGGCGTAGTGAGAATCAAATTACAATCAGGCAAATCCCAGAAATCGCGAAATTCAGTATCGCCCGTAACTTCGGCACTTTTCACTCCCAGCCGGTCGAATTTTTCCCTCCACTGGTTGAACTTTTCCGCACACAGTGCCTTGATGGGGGCGATGTAAATCACCTTGAAATCGCCGATGTACTTTGCATCCTCCAGCTTCATCAGCAGACGTATCATAGCCAGCTCGAAAATTGCCGTCTTCCCGGAACCGGTGGGGGCACTAACGACCAGTGATTTATCCGTGTACAATAGGTCATCCATGACCAGCGATTGGATTTCGTTGAAGCGGGGGAACTCGCTGAAGACGTGACGGAATACCGGGGCTGAGATGAAATGGCTTTTTAaggtcgatttttttatttacatgTGTATGACTTACCAATTTCGTCCAGGGAACGGAAATCACCGGTACGGCCCGCATACATTGCTGGTCGTGGGTAGCTGGTCCAATTTCGGCTTGGTGGTTCCGGAGGTGGCTGTTCCGTGGTCATTTTGCGTAGTAAAATTAACGAACTTTGCAATCTAGCGCAACAGCAAGCACGTGCAGTGGAAATAAATGAACATGAAAATCTGAAATGTTTCTTCATTGGGAAGAAATATTTCAATCGCCGTTTAGGGGAGGTCGGTATATGTATGGCACAAGCTGATGCAGACACTAAAGCTAGGTAAAATTTGTtcagttctcgacaaacatatgattacggcctaaaagccaactgtcaaaatccactttgaatggaaattccggacaaaccgttactagccgaacacagttcacaacagtttatgaaagaaaaaatatttttctttcggttactataaacatctctgattggcgcgtaacggtttgttcggaatttccattcaaagtggattttgacagttggcttttaggccgtaatcatatgtttgtcgagagttaTTTTAGTTTTCTAAGTTTCaagataaaattatatttttatgatgATTTTAGCAATTTACGTAGAAGGTATTTCTTTTTCAACGATTGTcagtaattttaccaaaaatgcCCTAAATTCTCGATTATTTCTCTATGAAACTCTGGTATTTtttcagcagaaaaattatcCAACTAATATTAACTGATAGTTTTGTTCAAATAATAGATACagaacctaggggcagatcactctaggaatgtatctCTCGGATGTAGAGCTAGTTTCTTGCAGggctttgacgtcttacactgCTCTTGACTGTACGGAAATTGCCGAGCTGCATTGATTGTGTAAAAAGCTACTAAACTAGTACAGCAAACCACTTTCAGCCGCACCAATCTTTACGCAATGCGCTATATTACGGGAATCgaatttcaaatgttcaaatctAGTATAAACAAATTAGATTCATGTAGAAAAGAAACCATTTCTTTTATGATATAATTTACTACATAATTAGTTAacaatccaatttaaaaaaaaacctaatAACTACATTTTTAGTTTCATATTACTGAGCAAATCTGCACTATATAACAATTGTCAGCAGACGTTTTCCAAAAACTGTTATAAAATTTTACTGAATTCCACAGACAATGTTGGTATGCATATAGAAATTCTTAgacacgtattttttaaaatttgctgcTTTGAACAAATACGGAAATAACCATTTGTATGCTAGTATAGAAAACCCATCTTTGTCGACCGATTACGCAATTGATACTTAGCATACAAGGCAGGCATAGGGCCTTTTCCTTCGATTCCAttgacaaaaaaaatcttggcaTCCATACATTCAATCATTCATTCAAATCGACAGCTTTTAAATATCTTCTTTAATAGTCAATCcactgaataaataaatatgaaatAGACCAACAATACgaacattttcaaaaaagttCAGTTTATTCATAACATTTTTGATCCGTGCTTTGGTTTTAAGTTTAACCATTAGACCAACGAACATATGTACACTTATCCACCTCATATCAACACAATACAGTACGgtttacccgctagctatcgacagtacgcgacgttagaaaagCGAacgaagagtttgatgaaaaccAAATAATGTGGATACTGGTGCCGGCTTGTCGGCGatttaacgagagaaacatcgctGAATAATCTTTGGGCACTGCCTGGCGTATGCGCAACCGAAATAATACCAACGAAAGCGTGGAACATTTCAACCGCTGAATATTCAATTTCGCTGAAAGGCCGCTGAATATTCAATTTCGGACTCCGTGGTGGCTAGTTAGGATTATTGCTATCCCAAAACCAGCCaccgatcacaactcgtatcggccggtTAAAATGCTGTCCTGTGTACGGAAGCtgtcgagaaaatgatcttgtttcgcctcgacactTGAGTTGAATTAGGTTTTAGCTTATATACATCTGATTCAACTGATTCGTGGAGTTCTGAATCATATACACCCACAAGTGATCCCAAATATCTTTTCTAATGAACTCCGAGAGGCCGACaatgacaaaatgttctatgTTGACGGAACAAATCTGGACGGGTTCATcagcttcggtattttcaatggTAACGGTACTGTTttattcaagctcaatgatcctgcaaCAGTTTACGATGCAGATCTAGTTGCTATTCTGTGTACACTTGGGATCGAAACTTTGTCTACAGATCACTGCTTTATCATTTTGGGCAGCCTTGGCTCTATTGAAGCTCTTCTTGCGATGAAACCCCTAAAAGCGATTCCCGCATTTCTCGGAGAAAAAGAAACGGAAGTAGCTGCAAGCTTTGTCTGAAAAATATTACCAGATTACTTTACTTACTCCTCACTGTTCCATCCCGGGTAATAGGATGCGGAAtctttagctaaggtgggtgcatTAGAAGATCACTTTGCTTCaatgcatttttcagtatttgttAACAGAGGACACTCAAAAGCTGGCAAACCTCGTTGAGCAATGGTGGACTTGGAAGAAGGCAACATTTTATAATCTCGAAGCTATCCACGAAGCCTCGGCTTAGGAggatgaatttattttttttaatatcccGACTCACgttagatgcgcatttgcggcgtattgggttTATATAGGGAGTAGTTGGTGTGCTTGTGACGAGTGGTATCACAACAGAGAGCACGTTATCTGGGCATGctccgggtattgtgacgccaggtctcaatTTCGGATCCGGAAAAGACCACGCTATGTTCCAGTTCAAAAATTTTCCTAATGTAAGCCTACCTTTTggtaaaaacaataaatatccTAACGACTTGTATTAACGAAGATTGAAGCGAGATCAACCCGATGTTTTGCCCCTCTTTGAATGATTCTCTGTGGGTCTGAAGATCACCCGTCGTAATGCCTCTAAGCTTCCGttagaaaaaaacaaatttgaatatattttcttggTTTTAATAGCTCATTCCGATAGTCTCTTGTTAAGAACATGAATTATTGGTCCTAAAAGGTATATTTTTTTGACTACCCCCCTCCACCTACTCCTAATAAAATTCTATTGCTCCCTCTTGTATCTCGAGTAGAATTCTTAGTTTAAGGACGgctgagaaattaatgaaatcgaaatttgATTTAGCTTATGCAATATGCACAATG is part of the Topomyia yanbarensis strain Yona2022 chromosome 1, ASM3024719v1, whole genome shotgun sequence genome and encodes:
- the LOC131690456 gene encoding pro-resilin-like, whose translation is MFKQLFLVISFLYFVYSAPQAEKYEAYQYQYEVKDPEKKLFFDKNEAGDAGGKVSGKYSVWLPDGRLMTVTYTVDKESGYVSDVGFQENANPLSG
- the LOC131690303 gene encoding probable ATP-dependent DNA helicase HFM1, yielding MTTEQPPPEPPSRNWTSYPRPAMYAGRTGDFRSLDEIAPVFRHVFSEFPRFNEIQSLVMDDLLYTDKSLVVSAPTGSGKTAIFELAMIRLLMKLEDAKYIGDFKVIYIAPIKALCAEKFNQWREKFDRLGVKSAEVTGDTEFRDFWDLPDCNLILTTPEKWNSITRRWRQNVGFVRLVKLVMIDEVHILNDPFRGPILEAVVSRMRSIHRFIDTGCGEQQPVEPMRIIALSATVPNVADLAAWVGEKNTTCFYNISESRRPIKIDKHVLGFYCDPNTTSYRFDMNLNYKLFDIIRKHSSGRPTLVFCSTRKATEMAAKHLTDNHALGLSEEQRNNLQTIAERVQNVELKRRLAAGYAYHHAGLSFADRNMIEDSFRSGQIPVLCCTSALAMGVNLPAHLVIIKSTQMYTDYGMDEYPESSIFQMIGRAGRPQYDTFGVAVIMTQREKVRKYERLTTGSVPIESYLHEHLAEHLNSEIVLQTITDMRSAMDWIRSTFLYVRALAAPARYGLGEAGRDKAQIEKKLEDLCRTELSALVKYSLAAIAKDQGADDDDGMWIKSTLYGRLMAQYCLNFRTVKLLRKIKGTEPLLEVFTILTHCDEFSAFKCRNSDKRTLNELNRSQGTAVCIRFPLRGRIQTTPAMVSVLLQAVLGNLTIDHNSLQQEAARMIAVGKRLVKYMADFVSVGCSRPDGESGVYLALLNTLILGQCLESKLWENSPFLTKQLRGIGTVYASQLAARGKISFQEVVNTDPRELEVILKKAPPFGNDIVDFVRKLPNLSIQLVLKEDYMMEVTVVQNNAVHDKQISVKLAILVGDTNNNVLYFNDNCDSSFGGNGSFSVSFKILDATVATVTGHVICANWVGLDCSQTVVINEEAAAAADKQKSRKSNNQPSKKITEFYHKEITETTENEVVDEIIDLSAWNETFNSIPTIELDSSPRRGTLESFQFTRKPKMIPSNNVSIVNETITEIINNSVVQVEPYDVQVDIENIPPVDSIMEVEAKRQRIDYMKTDDFSCKPTLAPCIPPVPARYSTTNRQEYFKEMHRKNPFLLFGRPEDYQARLQNPVRRVCIFGVFTEIPRVKRNDTAESVNGRRDEPAEVLRTVNRRSDGDNGIIGRTNYFPERPCRKELDLGIADFLASPPKKQKQNFFR